From one Flavobacterium sp. N502536 genomic stretch:
- a CDS encoding UpxY family transcription antiterminator, producing MDQKQGWHVLYVRYRHESKVYKELIEKKLEAFLPMATSIRKWSDRTKKIQIPLFPSYVFVNIKSNKDFHDALNVESGCSYLSFGKEYGKVSEEEIDYIKLFTQVEDITDVQIEPVLPKIGDKLKIEHGDLSGLECEVFRVDNQHRISVRLSSLRQNISAIIPLSYLSNTTENVFAKA from the coding sequence ATGGATCAAAAACAAGGATGGCATGTTCTTTACGTAAGGTACAGACATGAGAGTAAAGTCTACAAAGAGTTAATAGAAAAAAAACTAGAAGCTTTTTTACCGATGGCCACCAGCATCAGAAAATGGAGTGACAGAACCAAGAAAATTCAGATCCCATTATTTCCCAGTTATGTCTTTGTAAACATCAAATCCAATAAAGACTTTCATGATGCTTTAAATGTCGAAAGCGGCTGTTCGTACTTGTCATTTGGCAAAGAATACGGAAAAGTTTCTGAAGAAGAAATTGATTACATCAAGCTTTTTACCCAGGTGGAGGACATCACAGATGTTCAGATTGAACCGGTACTGCCTAAAATAGGCGATAAACTTAAAATTGAGCATGGCGACCTTTCGGGTTTGGAATGCGAAGTTTTCAGAGTCGACAATCAGCACCGAATTAGTGTCAGACTAAGCTCTTTACGTCAGAACATCTCAGCCATCATTCCTTTGTCGTATCTATCCAATACAACAGAAAACGTTTTTGCCAAAGCGTAA